The window GCCGTCGCAGCAGCGACGAGAACGGAGTTGAACGCGTATTCCGGTTGGAACGCGAGCGACTGACTCGTCTCGGCGACACCCTGTGCGAACCACGTGAGCAGGATGCCCAGCGGGACGACGAGCGCAACCGCCGCGACGAGGGCGGCGAACCCGATTGCCGGATACTTCCAGCGACCGAGGCGCATCACGCTGCCCGACCGGCCGCCTGTCGTCGTCCGCTCGTCGCCACGAATCTGCGATTCGAGCGTGAGGATGAGGAGCGTCACAGCGACGAGTTGCAGCGACAGGAGCGTCGCAGTGTCGCGGCCGAACGACCCGAACTCCACGTAGATGACGCGGGTGAACGCGTCGAACTTCATGATGGCGGGCGTCCCGAAGTCCGAGAGTGCGTAGAGTGCCGCGAGGAGCGCTCCGGCGGCGACTGCGGGCCGAATCTGCGGGATGGTGACCCGCTTGAATGCCTCTCCACGGGTGTGGTTCAGCGTCCGCGCGGCGTCGATGAGCGTGGTGTCCATCGACTTCAGCGCGGCCCGGGTGGTGATGAACACGTACGGGTACGTGTAGAGCGTCAACACTAAAACGGCTCCGGGAAGCCCGTAGATTTCGGGGAGCGATTCGACCCCGAACGGTTCGAGCAGGCGCTGGAAGACGCCTTGCGGACCGAACGCCGACACGAACGCGAACGCGCCGATGTAACTCGGGATGACGAGTGGGAGCGCGATGACGATAGTCCAGAAGCGCTTGAACGGCAGGTCGGTCCGGACGGTGAGATACGCCAGTGGGACGCCGAGTGCGACACACGCCGCCGTCACGAGGACGACGAGGACCGTACTGTTCAGGAAGACTTCGACTGTCGTCGGTCGGGTGACGAGCGCAAGTGCGTCCGAGAACCCGACGTCGAGCGCCGATTTGACCAGCCACAACAGCGGGACGATGACGGCGGCAGCGACAGCACCGCTCGCGATAGTCAGACCGAGCGGTTGCTCGTCTTCGCCGTCGCCGGTCTGCGTCTGCTGTTCGGTGGCCATCGTCTTGTCTTACCTCAGAGCACGCCCACCTCACGCAAGAGTCGCACGGTTCCCTCCAGGTCCGACAGTTGGGTCAAATCCAGCCCTTCTGGTGGGCTGAGTTCGTCGATACTCGGGAGTTCGCCGATTGGGTCCACGCCCGAGACGAGCGGGTACTCGAACGTCGTCCGCGCGAAGTAGTCCTGTGCTTCCGCGGAGAGCAGGTGGCGAACGAAGTTCGCACCGAGGTCCGCGTCGTCAGCGGTGTCGAGGACGAGTGCACCGGCGACGTTGAAGATAGACCCGGCGTCGCCGGAGGTGAAGGCGGTCCCGAGCGGGGCGTCTGGTCGCCCGGCGAGGATACGCTGGATGTAGTAGTGGTTCGCAAAGCCCGCACCGATTTCGCCGTCGGCGACGGCCTGCGAGACGAGGAACTCGTCGTTGAACTCGGTGACACCGAGGTCCTGCATCCCCTGGAGCCACTCCTTCGTCGCGTCGTCACCTTCGAGGACGCGCATCGCGGTGATGAACGCCTGGAACGACGAGTACGTGGGTGCCCACCCGATGTTGTCACGGAACGCTTCCGTCTCCGGGAACGCCATGATGTCGTCGGGAATGTCCGAGTCGTCGAACTGGTCGGTGTTGAACGGGA is drawn from Haloferax litoreum and contains these coding sequences:
- a CDS encoding ABC transporter permease, with protein sequence MATEQQTQTGDGEDEQPLGLTIASGAVAAAVIVPLLWLVKSALDVGFSDALALVTRPTTVEVFLNSTVLVVLVTAACVALGVPLAYLTVRTDLPFKRFWTIVIALPLVIPSYIGAFAFVSAFGPQGVFQRLLEPFGVESLPEIYGLPGAVLVLTLYTYPYVFITTRAALKSMDTTLIDAARTLNHTRGEAFKRVTIPQIRPAVAAGALLAALYALSDFGTPAIMKFDAFTRVIYVEFGSFGRDTATLLSLQLVAVTLLILTLESQIRGDERTTTGGRSGSVMRLGRWKYPAIGFAALVAAVALVVPLGILLTWFAQGVAETSQSLAFQPEYAFNSVLVAAATAGAATLVGLPVAYLAARHPSRVSSVFERATYVGYAVPGVVLGLALVFFGSSYATPIYQTLYLLVFAYVIRFLPQAVGSLRASFLRVDPALPEAARTLGETPSGAFRHVTLPLVAPGLLGGAALVFLTTMKELPATLLLRPAGFKTLVTHIWTAYAAGYFGQAAVPALILLFVSGLSMLVIITQEGYDVK
- a CDS encoding iron ABC transporter substrate-binding protein, whose translation is MQDHDRELRGHGRRRFITAAAAVGLGSLAGCTGLGGESETETDTSGGDSVQQIGSGRSPFGDREITGGVSIAEMPDLSGELTLYSGRGEALVGELISFFEDYYDDFTVRPRYNSATELVNQILTEGENSPADVFFSVNAGSLGALKDEGRTQSLPTDVLDLVRDEFHDPDGQWTGTSGRARTVPFNTDQFDDSDIPDDIMAFPETEAFRDNIGWAPTYSSFQAFITAMRVLEGDDATKEWLQGMQDLGVTEFNDEFLVSQAVADGEIGAGFANHYYIQRILAGRPDAPLGTAFTSGDAGSIFNVAGALVLDTADDADLGANFVRHLLSAEAQDYFARTTFEYPLVSGVDPIGELPSIDELSPPEGLDLTQLSDLEGTVRLLREVGVL